In Sebaldella termitidis ATCC 33386, one DNA window encodes the following:
- a CDS encoding 4Fe-4S dicluster domain-containing protein: MNFLDAVYNAGVVGAGGAGFPTHLKMTKEVGTFIVNGAECEPLLEVDKFLMREKTYELIKGMEIIAGNLKAARVVLGLKKKYKVEIKKLSETIKELDSNVELFLMDNFYPAGDEQIMVKDITGKSIPAGGIPLDVDTVVSNVGTVINVYEAIEEKPVTKKYVSVLGEVNNPVMLEVPIGTSFEECIKRAGGVKIKNYAVIEGGPMMGKIVHRDELAEKAVIKTTGALIILPEDHYVIKRKERPEAHILNESRAACIQCRMCTDMCPRYLIGHKLRPHRVMRAMGMGEQDEEILKEALICCECNVCELFACPMGISPKSTNTYLKGVFREKGVRYDGNKEIPSEHEMRDYRKIPVNRLIARLNLSRYYNNKVADLQELKADKVKIFLSQHIGKPAVPLVKEGDRVIEGQRIAEVGREEFGANIHASINGVVTKVEKSYIEIDGMV, translated from the coding sequence ATGAATTTTTTAGATGCTGTTTACAATGCAGGAGTGGTAGGAGCCGGAGGTGCCGGATTTCCCACGCATTTGAAAATGACAAAAGAGGTAGGGACTTTTATTGTAAATGGTGCGGAATGTGAACCGTTACTGGAAGTGGACAAGTTTTTGATGAGGGAAAAAACTTATGAACTGATCAAGGGTATGGAAATAATTGCCGGAAATCTAAAGGCTGCCAGAGTGGTTCTGGGTTTAAAAAAGAAATATAAAGTCGAAATTAAAAAACTTAGCGAAACAATAAAAGAACTGGATTCAAATGTAGAATTATTTCTGATGGATAATTTTTATCCTGCAGGAGATGAACAGATAATGGTAAAAGATATTACAGGAAAGTCTATACCTGCAGGGGGAATCCCGCTTGATGTGGATACCGTCGTTTCCAATGTAGGAACTGTGATAAATGTCTATGAAGCCATAGAAGAAAAACCTGTGACAAAAAAATATGTATCTGTTTTGGGAGAAGTTAATAATCCTGTTATGCTTGAAGTACCGATAGGAACTTCTTTTGAAGAGTGCATAAAAAGAGCCGGCGGTGTGAAAATAAAGAACTATGCAGTAATAGAGGGCGGACCAATGATGGGGAAAATAGTCCACAGGGATGAGCTGGCAGAGAAGGCAGTGATAAAAACAACAGGTGCCCTGATAATCCTTCCGGAAGATCACTATGTGATAAAAAGAAAAGAGAGACCTGAGGCACATATTCTTAATGAAAGCCGTGCAGCCTGCATTCAGTGCAGAATGTGTACGGATATGTGTCCGAGATATCTGATAGGACATAAATTAAGACCTCACAGAGTAATGAGAGCAATGGGAATGGGCGAACAGGATGAAGAGATCCTGAAGGAAGCTCTGATATGCTGCGAGTGTAATGTATGTGAATTATTTGCCTGTCCTATGGGAATTTCCCCAAAATCTACTAATACATATCTGAAAGGTGTATTCAGGGAGAAAGGTGTACGTTATGACGGTAATAAAGAGATACCTTCTGAACATGAAATGAGGGATTATAGAAAAATTCCCGTAAACAGACTTATAGCAAGACTGAATTTAAGCAGATACTACAATAATAAAGTAGCTGACCTTCAGGAACTGAAAGCGGATAAGGTAAAAATATTTCTGTCACAGCACATAGGAAAGCCGGCTGTACCTCTGGTAAAAGAAGGAGACAGAGTAATAGAGGGGCAGAGAATAGCGGAAGTAGGAAGGGAAGAATTCGGAGCAAATATACATGCCAGTATAAACGGAGTTGTAACTAAGGTAGAGAAATCGTATATAGAAATTGACGGAATGGTATAG
- a CDS encoding BMC domain-containing protein — MLTIGMIEFNSIAKGIEASDIMMKAGEVELMRANTICPGKFIAMVSGDIAAVESSVKAGVEAGEETVVNELVISRVHPEVIRAISGTTELDELGALGVLEYYDVTTAVNGADAAVKAANVQLIEVRLGFAIGGKSFVTLTGDVGAVNEAVKAGNDLGKEMGILVYSTVIPSPRKELYEKLL, encoded by the coding sequence GTGTTGACAATCGGTATGATAGAGTTTAACAGCATAGCCAAAGGTATAGAGGCATCGGATATTATGATGAAAGCAGGAGAAGTAGAGCTAATGAGGGCTAATACTATATGTCCCGGAAAATTTATAGCAATGGTTTCAGGGGATATTGCCGCAGTGGAATCTTCCGTTAAAGCCGGCGTAGAAGCAGGTGAGGAAACAGTAGTAAATGAACTGGTGATTTCAAGGGTTCATCCCGAAGTAATAAGAGCAATCAGCGGTACTACAGAGCTGGATGAATTGGGAGCTCTCGGGGTTCTGGAATATTATGATGTGACTACAGCTGTAAACGGGGCAGATGCGGCAGTGAAGGCTGCAAATGTACAGCTGATAGAAGTAAGGCTGGGATTCGCTATAGGCGGAAAGTCTTTTGTGACACTTACAGGCGATGTAGGTGCAGTAAACGAAGCGGTAAAGGCCGGGAATGATCTCGGGAAAGAGATGGGTATCCTTGTATACTCCACTGTAATTCCAAGTCCAAGAAAAGAATTATATGAAAAGTTATTATAA
- a CDS encoding TetR/AcrR family transcriptional regulator produces MSSKDKIIKATLHLAAILGIKGTTTKKIAESAEVNETTIFKNFKCKDTLVHEALQAETDKIKDEIDCFFSGTIKTNKELIHKTSEFIMEIYDKYEDYMMVTIKEMGSKELESVKPNIQDYLTESVEKKLDSFLTPKMTHKDSEAISYIMNSVILFLAADKVKNNIYGHPKKDEVEIDYLADVLERLLIIDER; encoded by the coding sequence ATGAGTTCAAAAGATAAGATAATTAAAGCTACACTGCATTTGGCAGCTATTTTAGGAATAAAAGGAACAACTACAAAAAAAATAGCAGAATCAGCAGAGGTGAATGAGACTACCATATTTAAAAATTTTAAATGTAAGGATACACTGGTACATGAGGCGCTGCAAGCAGAAACTGATAAAATAAAAGATGAGATTGACTGTTTTTTCAGCGGCACAATAAAGACCAACAAAGAACTGATACATAAAACAAGTGAATTTATAATGGAAATATATGACAAATATGAAGATTACATGATGGTCACTATTAAAGAGATGGGAAGTAAAGAACTGGAATCAGTCAAGCCTAATATTCAGGATTATCTGACAGAGTCGGTAGAAAAGAAATTAGACAGTTTTCTGACACCAAAGATGACTCATAAAGACTCGGAAGCTATTTCGTACATAATGAACAGTGTAATTTTATTTCTGGCAGCCGACAAGGTTAAAAACAATATATACGGACATCCTAAGAAAGACGAGGTGGAAATAGATTATCTTGCAGACGTATTAGAAAGATTATTAATTATAGATGAGAGGTGA
- a CDS encoding cation-translocating P-type ATPase, whose protein sequence is MKYVKENRENVVKLLGSNVRTGLSSGKVKEIQAEIGLNQFDEERKETVFEKIIHQLKEVTTIILLFAAVISLYLAVTSGHGYAEPAVIIAIVVLNAVLGIKQESNAEKALEALKKMNNHTTKIIRDGKIDEIDAVNLVPGDILMLEAGDKIPADARILESSALKVEESMLTGESVPVEKDPDAVIEEDASVGDRLNMLFSGSLITNGRAKAIVVSTGMKTEMGKIAGLLNNTSKLKTPMQIRLAELGKKLSLIAIGAGVLVFIIGLLYGDTPMAMLLTSVSLAVAAVPETLPVIVTITLAGGVQNMVKKNAIIRRIPAVETLGNASVICSDKTGTLTQNRMTIKKIWTINTKAKNAEEKFLDEEMKILEMMSLASNAVIEEAEGETKVVGDPTETAIIRLLEKKGIKKSELSEEWPRIFEIPFDSDRKLMTTVHKYENKYFTITKGAFDRISGDCTTESCELAQKIHDDFAKDALRVIAVGYKTYDELPENLTAEEMEKDLILAGLVGMIDPPRPESKAAVAAAKRAGIRTVMITGDHIVTASAIARELGILSDGEKSITGRELSKMTEEELIKNVRDYSVYARVSPEDKIRIVKAWQANGEVVAMTGDGVNDAPALKAADVGAAMGITGTDVAKSAADIILTDDNFATIVDTIAEGRRVYENIRKTIYFLLSCNISEIFIMLIAISLGWGTPVIAIQLLLINVVADGIPGFSLSREKIEEDAMTNDPVPKNASIFSNGLAWKIGGQAVVFTIITLLGFYIGREVEIGGMIPSYEIGQTMAFVILGWSSVVHIFNVRSSESIFKIGFTSNKLLFWCAMLSIGIVFATAVIPVLASIFSLESMSTVHWAIAAGLSIVPLLTVELRKYYVNSILRKKTQTKLDTY, encoded by the coding sequence ATGAAATACGTAAAAGAAAACAGAGAAAACGTGGTAAAATTGCTTGGATCAAATGTAAGAACCGGATTATCAAGCGGAAAAGTAAAGGAAATACAGGCTGAAATCGGTTTAAACCAATTTGATGAAGAGAGGAAAGAAACTGTTTTTGAAAAAATAATTCATCAGTTAAAAGAGGTTACGACAATAATATTATTGTTCGCAGCGGTAATTTCACTTTATCTTGCAGTTACGTCAGGGCATGGATATGCAGAACCGGCAGTAATAATAGCAATAGTGGTATTAAATGCTGTTTTAGGAATAAAACAGGAAAGTAATGCCGAAAAAGCTTTGGAAGCTTTGAAAAAAATGAATAATCATACAACAAAAATAATAAGAGACGGGAAAATTGATGAGATAGATGCAGTAAATCTAGTGCCCGGTGATATCCTGATGCTGGAAGCAGGAGACAAAATTCCTGCTGATGCAAGGATACTGGAAAGCAGTGCATTAAAGGTAGAGGAATCTATGCTTACAGGCGAAAGCGTACCTGTGGAAAAAGATCCTGATGCAGTAATTGAGGAGGATGCATCTGTAGGTGACAGATTAAATATGCTTTTCTCAGGTTCGCTGATAACAAACGGAAGAGCAAAAGCGATAGTTGTAAGTACAGGTATGAAGACTGAAATGGGAAAAATAGCAGGACTGCTGAATAATACCAGTAAATTAAAGACACCAATGCAGATAAGACTTGCAGAGCTTGGGAAAAAACTCAGTCTTATTGCTATAGGAGCAGGTGTACTGGTATTCATAATAGGACTTTTATATGGAGATACTCCCATGGCGATGTTACTGACATCAGTTTCTTTGGCAGTAGCAGCTGTACCTGAAACACTTCCTGTCATAGTAACAATAACACTTGCAGGCGGAGTACAGAATATGGTAAAGAAAAATGCAATTATACGGCGTATACCTGCTGTGGAAACACTGGGAAATGCATCTGTAATATGCTCGGATAAGACGGGGACATTAACACAAAACCGTATGACTATAAAGAAAATATGGACAATAAATACAAAGGCAAAAAATGCCGAGGAAAAGTTTTTGGATGAGGAAATGAAGATTCTGGAAATGATGAGCCTGGCAAGTAATGCTGTAATAGAAGAAGCAGAGGGCGAAACAAAGGTAGTGGGAGATCCCACAGAAACTGCAATAATAAGACTGCTTGAGAAAAAAGGAATAAAAAAATCAGAGCTGTCTGAGGAATGGCCGAGAATATTTGAGATACCTTTTGATTCTGACAGAAAACTAATGACAACTGTTCATAAATATGAAAATAAATATTTCACTATTACAAAAGGAGCATTTGACAGAATCTCCGGGGATTGTACAACTGAATCATGCGAGCTGGCACAAAAAATACATGATGATTTTGCGAAAGATGCTTTAAGGGTAATAGCAGTAGGATATAAGACTTATGACGAGCTTCCGGAAAATCTTACTGCGGAAGAGATGGAGAAAGATTTGATTCTTGCAGGTCTGGTAGGAATGATAGATCCTCCGAGACCTGAAAGCAAAGCAGCAGTAGCAGCGGCAAAAAGGGCAGGTATAAGAACAGTAATGATAACAGGAGACCATATAGTAACTGCATCTGCTATAGCCCGTGAGCTGGGAATACTTTCAGACGGCGAGAAGTCAATTACAGGACGTGAATTATCTAAAATGACAGAAGAAGAGCTGATAAAAAATGTAAGGGATTATTCAGTTTATGCCAGAGTAAGTCCGGAAGATAAAATACGTATAGTAAAAGCATGGCAGGCAAACGGTGAGGTTGTAGCGATGACCGGGGATGGCGTAAATGATGCACCGGCACTGAAAGCAGCAGATGTAGGAGCTGCAATGGGAATAACAGGTACTGATGTAGCGAAAAGTGCTGCTGATATAATACTTACAGATGATAATTTTGCAACTATTGTAGATACAATTGCAGAAGGAAGAAGAGTCTATGAAAATATCAGAAAAACAATATACTTTTTGTTGAGCTGTAATATTTCGGAAATATTCATAATGCTTATAGCGATATCACTCGGCTGGGGAACGCCGGTAATAGCAATACAGCTGTTATTAATTAACGTAGTAGCTGATGGTATACCAGGCTTCTCATTAAGCAGGGAGAAAATAGAGGAAGATGCTATGACTAATGATCCTGTTCCTAAGAATGCCAGTATATTTTCAAACGGTCTGGCATGGAAGATAGGCGGACAGGCTGTTGTATTCACTATTATTACACTTTTAGGTTTTTATATAGGACGTGAAGTAGAAATCGGCGGTATGATACCATCATATGAAATAGGACAGACAATGGCATTTGTTATACTGGGATGGTCATCGGTAGTTCATATATTTAATGTAAGAAGCAGTGAATCAATATTTAAAATAGGATTCACATCAAACAAGCTGCTTTTCTGGTGTGCGATGCTTTCGATCGGAATAGTATTTGCAACAGCTGTTATACCTGTACTTGCCAGTATATTCAGTCTTGAAAGTATGAGTACAGTTCACTGGGCAATAGCGGCAGGATTGTCAATAGTACCGCTTTTAACAGTGGAATTAAGAAAATATTATGTTAACAGCATACTTAGAAAAAAAACACAGACAAAGCTGGATACATATTAA
- a CDS encoding DMT family transporter, giving the protein MSLFLGILAAFFFSTTFILNRKMGIEGGYWLWSAILRHFFIFIFFFVWLGIKKEIKPVIKEIKLNTGAWFLWGNVGFTVFYSFICFASQFGPSWLIACLWQMTILAGILLTPFTSDSKKIPLKQVIYAAVIFIGVILVQFSGEKEINIKVILLTMVPMIISTTAYPLGNRKMLQICGDHLSTVQRIFGMILCTMPTWIILSIAAYFRRGLPSAGQLEGSLIVAVFAGVIGTTLFFKATKLAGGNHKKLAAVESTQAAELIFALIGEIILLHGSFPSTAGFIGIAIIIFGIIMLNFRE; this is encoded by the coding sequence ATGAGTCTGTTTTTAGGGATACTGGCGGCGTTCTTTTTTTCAACGACATTTATACTGAACAGGAAAATGGGAATAGAAGGGGGATATTGGCTTTGGAGTGCCATTCTAAGGCATTTTTTTATTTTTATATTCTTTTTTGTCTGGCTTGGTATAAAAAAAGAAATAAAGCCTGTGATAAAAGAAATAAAATTAAATACCGGTGCATGGTTTTTGTGGGGAAATGTAGGATTTACAGTTTTTTACAGCTTTATTTGCTTTGCATCACAGTTCGGACCGTCATGGCTTATTGCGTGTTTATGGCAGATGACCATACTCGCAGGAATACTGCTGACTCCGTTTACATCTGACAGTAAAAAAATTCCTCTAAAGCAGGTTATCTATGCTGCTGTTATATTTATAGGAGTAATTCTGGTGCAGTTTAGCGGTGAAAAAGAAATTAATATAAAGGTTATATTATTAACTATGGTTCCAATGATAATATCCACGACTGCCTATCCCTTAGGGAACAGAAAAATGCTTCAAATATGCGGAGACCATCTGAGTACTGTGCAGAGAATATTCGGAATGATACTCTGTACAATGCCTACCTGGATTATTTTATCAATTGCAGCATATTTCAGAAGAGGGCTTCCTTCGGCTGGACAGCTTGAAGGATCACTTATAGTAGCAGTTTTTGCAGGAGTTATAGGGACAACATTATTTTTTAAAGCTACAAAGCTGGCAGGGGGAAACCATAAAAAGCTTGCCGCAGTGGAATCTACACAGGCAGCAGAGTTAATTTTTGCCCTTATAGGAGAGATAATTCTTCTGCATGGAAGTTTCCCGTCAACAGCAGGTTTTATAGGGATAGCGATAATAATTTTTGGAATAATTATGCTTAATTTCAGAGAATAA
- the rpsO gene encoding 30S ribosomal protein S15 has translation MALKSKQEIVAEFGKNPQDTGSTEVQIALLSDRINHLTSHLKTHKKDFHSRAGLLKMVGKRRRLLNYLKSKNVDGYRGLIEKLGIRK, from the coding sequence ATGGCTTTAAAAAGTAAACAGGAAATAGTTGCAGAATTCGGGAAAAATCCACAGGATACAGGTTCTACAGAAGTGCAGATAGCATTACTTAGCGACAGAATAAATCATCTTACTAGTCACTTAAAAACGCATAAGAAAGATTTTCACTCAAGAGCAGGACTTTTGAAAATGGTAGGTAAAAGAAGAAGACTTCTAAACTATCTAAAAAGTAAAAATGTAGACGGATATAGAGGATTAATAGAAAAATTAGGAATAAGAAAATAA
- a CDS encoding GNAT family N-acetyltransferase, translating to MIRGVEIRDAADIAAIYNYYIRETIITFETEEIDTAEMENRIKKILEAGYPFIVHEENNKITGYAYVGKFRERSAYSESLETSIYLDINEKGRGIGRKLYKRLIELSQEAGVHVLIGVVSYPNLASQRLHESVGFEKAGVIKEAGKKFGKYIDVEFWSYILGKDK from the coding sequence GTGATAAGAGGAGTAGAAATAAGGGATGCAGCAGATATTGCAGCTATATATAATTATTATATAAGAGAAACAATAATAACTTTTGAGACAGAAGAGATTGATACTGCAGAGATGGAAAACAGAATAAAAAAAATACTTGAGGCAGGGTACCCTTTTATAGTTCATGAGGAAAATAATAAAATAACAGGATATGCTTATGTGGGAAAATTCAGGGAAAGAAGCGCCTACAGTGAAAGTCTGGAAACAAGCATATATCTGGATATTAACGAAAAGGGCAGAGGAATCGGCAGAAAGCTTTATAAAAGACTGATTGAGCTGTCACAGGAAGCAGGAGTTCACGTATTAATAGGAGTAGTATCATACCCGAATCTGGCAAGCCAGAGATTACACGAAAGTGTCGGTTTTGAAAAAGCCGGAGTTATTAAGGAAGCAGGAAAAAAATTTGGTAAATATATAGATGTAGAATTTTGGTCTTATATATTAGGTAAGGATAAGTAA
- a CDS encoding MATE family efflux transporter: MRRKANKTNILEGSISKGLFKLALPVVLTSLISIGYSLTDTWFIGKYLGDKYVSAVAAGAFFINFGMCFCNIPKIGAQVLVAQSIGARKITTARKYVRTALYLCVAFGLMYCAFVMVFHNYLIKVIKVQDPVIVSAANQFLMISAVGFVFLYLVITVSSIINAEGDTLGPFIFNSVGLLLNVLLDFIFIKYFKMGVIGAATATVTAQIIACIGILCYLFRKTSRFRKLRIWRLDPAHYYRRIVKLGIPNGVNQALFSVFAIILAGMIASINETALGVQRVGIQFEAFSWNISIGLASAISAFVGQNYGARNLERLKAGYFIGLKWIVSIGFVISAVFIFGGKYLYGFFFENPETIAMGQDYLRILGFSQMFMCAEITTTGAFNGVGRTLQPTVNSVAVTSLRIPLAYILTLLMGLTGIWWSISGTSILKGIISVAWFLWTLRKIKNSGEMLKELAA, translated from the coding sequence ATGAGAAGGAAAGCAAATAAAACAAATATATTGGAGGGTTCTATATCAAAGGGGCTTTTTAAGCTTGCACTTCCGGTTGTACTTACATCTTTGATATCCATAGGATACAGTCTTACAGACACATGGTTCATAGGGAAATACCTTGGAGATAAATATGTTTCTGCAGTAGCAGCAGGTGCATTTTTTATAAATTTCGGAATGTGTTTTTGCAATATACCGAAAATAGGAGCTCAGGTGCTTGTAGCACAGTCAATAGGAGCACGGAAAATAACAACTGCTAGAAAATATGTGAGAACGGCACTTTATCTTTGTGTGGCTTTTGGTCTTATGTATTGTGCATTTGTTATGGTATTTCATAATTATCTTATTAAAGTCATAAAAGTACAGGATCCTGTAATTGTTAGCGCAGCAAATCAGTTTCTGATGATTTCCGCAGTAGGATTTGTATTTTTATATCTCGTAATTACTGTATCATCAATAATAAATGCCGAGGGCGATACTCTGGGGCCTTTTATTTTTAATTCTGTCGGTCTTCTACTGAACGTACTTCTGGATTTTATTTTTATAAAATACTTTAAGATGGGTGTAATAGGAGCGGCAACTGCAACAGTTACAGCACAGATAATAGCATGTATAGGAATACTCTGTTATCTTTTCAGAAAAACGTCAAGATTTCGAAAGCTTCGTATATGGAGGCTTGATCCTGCACATTATTACAGAAGAATTGTAAAGCTGGGTATTCCGAACGGAGTTAATCAGGCCTTATTTTCGGTATTTGCAATTATACTTGCTGGGATGATAGCAAGTATAAACGAGACTGCACTGGGGGTACAGCGTGTGGGAATTCAGTTTGAAGCATTTTCATGGAACATCTCCATAGGTCTGGCAAGTGCAATATCAGCTTTTGTTGGACAAAATTACGGTGCAAGAAACCTTGAAAGACTGAAAGCCGGTTATTTCATAGGATTAAAGTGGATAGTATCAATTGGATTCGTGATCTCGGCTGTATTTATATTCGGAGGAAAATATCTTTATGGATTTTTCTTTGAAAATCCCGAAACAATAGCAATGGGGCAGGATTATCTGCGTATTCTGGGATTTTCACAAATGTTTATGTGTGCGGAAATCACAACAACTGGTGCATTTAATGGAGTAGGAAGAACATTGCAGCCTACTGTAAACAGTGTGGCAGTAACAAGCTTGAGAATACCACTTGCTTATATTCTGACACTGCTTATGGGACTTACGGGAATATGGTGGAGCATAAGCGGAACTAGTATATTAAAAGGTATTATTTCTGTCGCATGGTTTTTATGGACTTTGAGAAAGATAAAAAATTCCGGGGAAATGTTAAAAGAGCTGGCAGCTTAA
- a CDS encoding GNAT family N-acetyltransferase, protein MSMIRKAEKKDVNGVIPLLITAMDEMKTVFTGHTDEKKILSKLGEYFLLDEGRYTYKNFSVCEIDGKIVGIIVAYHSDEGEELDEVMLAGLQENGITRDYFEKEFYENEYYIDSVAVDSDYQGRGIAKQLIRFAEDEGRKMGYEKSSLIVHMDKEKAYSIYKKIGYEEDSKITVYGEKYKHMVKKL, encoded by the coding sequence ATGTCAATGATAAGAAAAGCTGAAAAAAAAGATGTGAACGGTGTCATACCATTGCTTATAACAGCAATGGACGAAATGAAAACAGTTTTTACAGGGCATACTGATGAAAAGAAAATTTTATCCAAATTAGGAGAATACTTTCTACTTGATGAAGGAAGATATACATATAAAAATTTTTCTGTATGTGAAATTGATGGTAAAATAGTAGGGATAATAGTAGCATATCACTCGGACGAAGGAGAAGAGCTGGATGAAGTGATGCTTGCCGGGCTGCAGGAAAACGGGATTACAAGAGACTATTTTGAAAAAGAATTTTATGAAAATGAATATTATATAGACTCTGTAGCTGTAGACAGTGATTATCAGGGACGGGGAATAGCAAAACAGCTGATAAGGTTCGCAGAAGATGAGGGAAGAAAAATGGGATATGAAAAATCGAGTCTTATAGTTCATATGGATAAGGAAAAAGCTTATTCTATATACAAAAAAATCGGTTACGAAGAAGATTCGAAAATAACAGTGTATGGAGAAAAATACAAACATATGGTAAAGAAACTATAA
- a CDS encoding nuclear transport factor 2 family protein: MKPKEILLQWINAFNNSDPETISALYDDNAVNHQVANDPVIGRTAIKQMFENEFSQAEMICIIENIFEDGEWVILEWKLRGCGFFSYY; this comes from the coding sequence ATGAAACCAAAAGAAATTCTTCTTCAATGGATTAATGCTTTTAATAACAGTGATCCTGAGACAATTTCCGCTCTGTATGATGATAATGCAGTTAATCATCAGGTTGCCAACGATCCGGTTATCGGACGGACAGCTATAAAACAGATGTTTGAGAATGAATTCTCTCAGGCTGAAATGATCTGTATTATCGAAAATATATTTGAAGACGGTGAATGGGTCATTCTTGAATGGAAACTAAGAGGCTGCGGTTTTTTTTCATATTATTAA
- a CDS encoding DUF4870 domain-containing protein, producing the protein MSFEYKGNPREEASIGGLRASIAAFFICISFFLGMSFIVSLASLILEKENEFVRFYAERTLALNMIFLVLLVCNIIFFIGQIIFLLGLIALSVYQIIACVKAYKGQTFDLPFMEKICDFLFA; encoded by the coding sequence ATGTCGTTTGAATACAAGGGAAATCCGAGGGAAGAAGCTTCTATCGGCGGTTTGAGAGCCAGTATTGCAGCTTTTTTTATATGCATATCTTTTTTTCTGGGAATGAGCTTTATTGTTTCACTGGCTTCACTTATTCTGGAAAAAGAAAATGAATTTGTCAGATTTTATGCTGAAAGAACTCTGGCATTAAATATGATTTTTTTAGTTTTACTTGTTTGTAACATTATTTTTTTTATCGGACAGATAATTTTTCTTCTGGGGCTGATTGCCTTGTCTGTTTATCAGATAATTGCATGTGTTAAGGCATATAAAGGCCAGACTTTCGATCTGCCTTTTATGGAAAAAATTTGTGATTTTTTATTTGCATAG
- a CDS encoding carbonic anhydrase: MYCTLICCMDGRFNMAVNEYIRVKYGYVYVDTITDAGPVSKIINESYLKDIEDKIVLISVRKHKSDHLFIAGHHDCAGCPVDDDTQKGYIEEAVDILKKDLKDIKVTGIFIDGDFNIKVVKEV, translated from the coding sequence ATGTATTGTACATTAATATGCTGCATGGACGGAAGGTTTAATATGGCAGTAAATGAGTATATAAGGGTGAAATACGGGTATGTTTATGTAGATACCATAACAGATGCCGGACCGGTATCAAAAATAATAAATGAAAGCTATCTGAAAGATATAGAGGATAAAATTGTATTGATCTCTGTAAGAAAGCATAAATCAGATCATCTTTTTATAGCAGGTCATCATGACTGTGCAGGGTGCCCTGTAGATGACGATACACAAAAAGGCTATATAGAAGAAGCGGTGGATATTCTTAAAAAGGATCTGAAAGATATAAAGGTAACAGGAATATTTATAGACGGGGATTTTAATATAAAAGTCGTAAAAGAGGTGTAA